DNA sequence from the Caminibacter pacificus genome:
TCGGGTGTGGCGATGGTATCAGGGAAAGTATGGTCGGTTGTATTTGTCGGTTGGGTACTCGCTTTTGGACTTTGGTTTATATTATCGGTTGAAGAACCTGAAGGGGTCGAAAAATTCGGGTTCGATTATTGTAAATATAAGATTGAAGTTCCTCCGTTTAATTTCTCGATTAAATGCTTGGTTGAAGGTTATCGGTTTTTAAAACAAATCTCCTAACCTTGCTTTTCGGTTAAGCTTCGGTTTATAGTGCGTGAGAGTTATTATAGTTGTTATTCGTACTTCTTTGTTTTTGAAATTTCGCTTCTTTATATTTAAAAAATCCTATTTGTATTGCCGCATAGATTATATATGCTCCGATGATGTATGCTATTGCGCTCATTTTACATCCTTTTTTTCGTTCTTATAACCATAATCGGCTATAAGAAAAAAAACTTTAGCTTTTTTTACACTTTTCTGACATTTATTTATTGAAAATTTATAATAAAAAGATTAATCAAACGTTAATAAGAGAAAAAAAGAGGCAAAAGAAAAATTTTATTAACTAAAAAGCGTTTTGAAGATATGTTAAGAGTTTTTCTTTTGCGGAAATTATATCGCTATCTGTTGTTTTTAGAGATTCTAATAGCGATTTTGCTTCTTGGTATCTTCCGGCACTTGTTAAAAATACCGCAAGGTCGTATTTTATAACAGCGCTTTGCGGATATTTTGAAAGTAGGTTCGTTAATATGCTTATTTGAGCTTCGTTTGCCGGAGGTGAGAAGTTTTTTATTGTATTTTGGAGGATGTCTTCGTCTTTTGAATTCATATCGATATCGGGTTTTTCAAAAAGTGTGGTGTATATTGTTATTTGGTGAGGTGCGATGTCGTCGATGATTTCGCTTGCGAGTTTATATGAGAGCTCAGGAATTTTCTCTTTTATCGAATAATTAAGAGAATATACGTTTTTGTTTTCGTAATATTTTACGTTTTTGCACGAATCGTCATTAAAATCGGCATAGTAGGTTTTGTCAAGTAAGGTGTTGTTTTTTTTGTCTGTGATTGTGATATGAGCTTGGATGTTTAGGGATTTTTTTTGGCATTTTATTTTTTTGCGAGTAGGCTTGCATTTGTAGGTTACTTTGTAAATTGAATTTTTGTATAAGATGTAGTTTGAGTTTTTATATGAGCTTTTTTTGATTTTATCGTATGCTCCAGGAGTTAGGATAGTGGAGGGTTTATCTTTACAAAATACCGCTCCGCTTACGGCTTTGCAAGAATAGAGCATATAAACGCAAGGCGATTTGGTGTTTTTTATAGGTATCGTTTTTGTGTAAGTGATTTCTTTTGATGTTTTTTTTACATATCCGCTTAGGATTGATTCGTAATTTGGTGTATTGATTTGAAAATATCCCGGAATTATCGCGTTTACGTCATACATTTTTCTAATTATATTTTCTCTTAAATTTATCGTATCGTTTACTAAATAATCGACTCTTATGTTTCTAATCTCTTTTGATGTGACGGCGTTTGGTTTTTGCGTAATGTTAATAGGGACTTCTTTTGTCGAACATCCCGCAAAAAATAGCGCCGCGGTTATGAAAAGTATCGATTTTTTCATTTTTTCTCCTTATTTTAGTTCACCCCATCTTTTTCCGAAACTAATTCCCACTTTCAAAGGTACTTTAAGTTTTACGACTTCTTGCATAATTTTTTGATATTCGTACGCTTCATCTTTTGAGTCTATCTCAAAAATCAGTTCGTCGTGAATTTGAAGTATCATTTTTGAGTTCGGAAATCTGTTTTTTATCTCTATCATCGCTTTTTTTATAATATCGGCGGCACTTCCTTGAAAAATAGTATTTACCGCTTCGCGCTCGAAGTTTGCTATCGTTCTTGCGTTTGCGCTTGCAAAATCGAAAAATCTTCTTCTTTTAAATAGAGTCTCGACATATCCTTTTTCTCTGGCTTCGAGTTTTGTTTTTTCGATAAAAGTTTTAACAGTCGGGAATGACGCGAAATATTTTTCGATAAATTCTTTGGCTTCTTTTGTCGAGACGTTTATGGTTTCGCTGAGTTTTTTAGGTCCCATTCCGTAAATAAGCCCGAAGTTTATGGATTTTGCTACACTTCTATACTCTTTTGCGTTTTGGGCGCCGAAGATTTTTACGGCGGTTTCGAGGTGGATGTCTTTGTCGTTTAAAAACGCCTCTATCAGATGAGAATCCTCACTGAAATGAGCTAAGAGCCTAAGCTCTATTTGAGAATAATCAAGGCTCACGAACTCTTTTTGAGCAACAAAAGCGTTTCTGATGTTTATATCGGTTGAGGTCGGGATATTTTGGAGATTCGGGTTTTTGCTCGATAGTCTTCCTGTAGCCGTTCCAGTTTGGACGAAATTTGTGTAGATTTTGTGATTCGGGTCTTTTTTTGCGTATTCGCTAAGAGGAATAACATAAGTGCTTAAAAGTTTGTCAAGTTTTCTGTATTCAAGAAGTTTCGGCATGATAGGATGAGCGTTTTTTAGGGAATTTAGGACTTTTTCGTCTGTAGAATAGCCCGTTTTCGTTTTCTTTTTAGCCGGAAGTTTCAATACTTCAAAAAGTATGTGGCTTAGTTGTTTGGGGCTTTTGATATTAAATTCGCTTCCTGCAAGTTCATATATCTCTTTTGTCAGCTCATTTAGTTTTTTTGTTATTTTTTCTTTTAGTTCGTTCATATATTCGATATCGAGTTTAATCCCTTCGTTTTCCATATCTATTAAAAGATTAATAAAAGGAATTTCGATATTTTCCAAATCCCATTTCACCTCATCCCAAAGCCTTTTTGTCAAAACGGGATAAAGTTTTAGAGAAATAAGAGCGTCTTCGGCAGCGTATTTGGTGGCTTCTTCTATCGGAACTTCCGAGAAATCTTTTTTCTTTCCGATAATCTCTTTGAATTTTATGTTTTGGTGGTTTAGGTATCTTTTTGCTACGCTGTCAAGTCCTACCGGAGAATCGGGGTCTATAATCCAAGCAAGTATCATCGTATCGCTGAAAGGTTCTAAATAAACGCCGTATTTTCTTAGCATTTTAAGGTCGAATTTTAGATTATGACCGACTATTTTTCTTTTGAAAAGCTCTTTTATAGCTTCTATTGCTTTTGATTCGTCTATCTGTTTTCCAACTCCCAAATAGAAGTGATTAATCGGCACATAATAGGCTCTTTTTTCTTCCCAAGCAAAGCTAAAACCGACAATTTCAGGATTTTCAAGAGAGTTTGTTTCGGTATCGAACGCTACTATCGCATCTTTTGGTATGGAATTTATAACCTCGAAAAGCTCTTTTTCATCCTCAATCAACACAGCTTCGAATTCTATTTGGGTATTTGGTTCCTTTGTTTTGATAAAAAGACCCTCTTTTTTTACTCTTTCGATGATAGAAGTGATATCCAAATCTATTAGTTTGTCGGCTACTTTTAAAATAGGATTGTATTCAGGGTATTTGAACTCTTCTAAGTTTAAGTTTTTATCGAAAAGGTCCGTTTTTAAAGTTACAAGCTCACGGCTTAAAAAGGCGTTTTCTTTGCCTTCTATCAGTTTCTTTTTAAGTGCGCCTTTTATTTCGTCGATGTGTTCGTAGATGTTTTCGAGAGTCTGGTATTGGTTGATAAGCTTTGCGGCGGTTTTTACACCTACGCCTTTTACACCAGGAATATTGTCGCTGCTATCACCCACAAGCGCTTGAAAATCTCTAAAATCTTTAGGATGAACTCCGAATTTTTCCATACATTTTTCTTCGTTGATTTCTATTTTTTTTATAGGGTCGAAAATTACTATTTTATCGTCGTCTATTAATTGATACATATCTTTATCATGACTTACTATTTTTACTTTTATCCCCTGACTTGCGGCTTTTTTTGCAAGGCTTGCTATAATGTCGTCGCTTTCATATCCGGGAATTTCTATCATCTTAAAGCCCATTTCCTTAATCAAATCTATAGCGATAGGAAGTTGTACTTTTAAATCTTCCGGGGCTTCTGGGCGGTTTGCTTTGTAATCTTTGAAAATCTCTTTTCTAAAAGTCTCTTTTTCTTTGCTATCAAGCGTAAAGACTACGTAATCGGTCGGAAAATCTTTTCCAAGAGAAGCGATAAAGTTCATAAATCCCGTAATCATACCTGTTGGGGTGCCTTTTTTGCTTTTTAGAGGAGGCAGTGCGTAAAAATTTCTAAAAAGAAACCCGAAAGTGTCGATAATAGTTAAAGTCATTATATGCCTTTTTTATTATAATTGTATCAAGTATAAGGAGTAAAATTGAAGCCGGTAAGAATTTTAAATATCAAATTTCCGATATCGCTTGTTAGGTATATCCCTTCAAAAGCGGTTGTGGGAGTAATAGACGAGAAAAACACTTTTAGGATGTATGATATAGAAAATTTCAAGCTTACCGGCGGATTTAGAATAAACTTACCGGCAAACAAACCTCTTGAAAATAGCGTAGCTATCTCACCTAACGGTAAATATTTGGCCGTAGCTATCAACGGCAAACACAAAACCACCGTTTGGGAAATAGAGACAAAAAAACTTCTTTATACTTTAGGCTGGCATAAAGGAGAAGTTTTAGCGTGTGCGTTTGATAATAACGACGAATACTTAATCACGGGCGGTGCGGACGGCAGGGCTTATATGTGGTCGATGAATATCGGAAAAATGGTCTCTTCCTTGCCTCCTCACGCCGATTATATTTTAAGCTGCGGCTTTAGCAAAAACAATATGTGGGCGGCAACGGGCAGTTATGATAAACTCAT
Encoded proteins:
- a CDS encoding tetratricopeptide repeat protein; its protein translation is MKKSILFITAALFFAGCSTKEVPINITQKPNAVTSKEIRNIRVDYLVNDTINLRENIIRKMYDVNAIIPGYFQINTPNYESILSGYVKKTSKEITYTKTIPIKNTKSPCVYMLYSCKAVSGAVFCKDKPSTILTPGAYDKIKKSSYKNSNYILYKNSIYKVTYKCKPTRKKIKCQKKSLNIQAHITITDKKNNTLLDKTYYADFNDDSCKNVKYYENKNVYSLNYSIKEKIPELSYKLASEIIDDIAPHQITIYTTLFEKPDIDMNSKDEDILQNTIKNFSPPANEAQISILTNLLSKYPQSAVIKYDLAVFLTSAGRYQEAKSLLESLKTTDSDIISAKEKLLTYLQNAF
- the polA gene encoding DNA polymerase I; the protein is MTLTIIDTFGFLFRNFYALPPLKSKKGTPTGMITGFMNFIASLGKDFPTDYVVFTLDSKEKETFRKEIFKDYKANRPEAPEDLKVQLPIAIDLIKEMGFKMIEIPGYESDDIIASLAKKAASQGIKVKIVSHDKDMYQLIDDDKIVIFDPIKKIEINEEKCMEKFGVHPKDFRDFQALVGDSSDNIPGVKGVGVKTAAKLINQYQTLENIYEHIDEIKGALKKKLIEGKENAFLSRELVTLKTDLFDKNLNLEEFKYPEYNPILKVADKLIDLDITSIIERVKKEGLFIKTKEPNTQIEFEAVLIEDEKELFEVINSIPKDAIVAFDTETNSLENPEIVGFSFAWEEKRAYYVPINHFYLGVGKQIDESKAIEAIKELFKRKIVGHNLKFDLKMLRKYGVYLEPFSDTMILAWIIDPDSPVGLDSVAKRYLNHQNIKFKEIIGKKKDFSEVPIEEATKYAAEDALISLKLYPVLTKRLWDEVKWDLENIEIPFINLLIDMENEGIKLDIEYMNELKEKITKKLNELTKEIYELAGSEFNIKSPKQLSHILFEVLKLPAKKKTKTGYSTDEKVLNSLKNAHPIMPKLLEYRKLDKLLSTYVIPLSEYAKKDPNHKIYTNFVQTGTATGRLSSKNPNLQNIPTSTDINIRNAFVAQKEFVSLDYSQIELRLLAHFSEDSHLIEAFLNDKDIHLETAVKIFGAQNAKEYRSVAKSINFGLIYGMGPKKLSETINVSTKEAKEFIEKYFASFPTVKTFIEKTKLEAREKGYVETLFKRRRFFDFASANARTIANFEREAVNTIFQGSAADIIKKAMIEIKNRFPNSKMILQIHDELIFEIDSKDEAYEYQKIMQEVVKLKVPLKVGISFGKRWGELK